The following DNA comes from Agelaius phoeniceus isolate bAgePho1 chromosome 7, bAgePho1.hap1, whole genome shotgun sequence.
CACTTACATATATTGAAGACTCAGTACAGTCTTATTTTCTTACCTTCTAGGTCTTCTTCATTGCTAGGCCTCACTACCTTCAGTCTGTCTTGCTTTTGTCCTAGTTTCAGCTAAGACTTTTTCCCTGCATGGGAACTCCCTTAGGCTGTCTTTTTTCTCAATCTTTTACTATTTTTATTCCAAGAACTACATGTAAATTACATCTCAGGTTTTACTTTGTGTTTCAGCTTCTGCTATATATGATAGACAGTACAGCTGTCAGCAAGTGCATTTAGttcaaaaatgtatttcttctcTTACCTTTCATTGTTTCATCTAACTAATACTTCTTCAGTGTGAAAAAAAACTTCCTGTTCATGCAAGCATAGCCTATGTTTTTGTACACTGAGTGAGAAGCAGAGAGCTAGATGATTTTTTCATTCATGTATTTTCACAGCTAATACTATTCTTGTATAAGCAGCAGTTAAAATCTTTCCCTAATAACTCCTAACAAGAATGTAGGTCAGAACAAAAGTCCCCTCTCAAAAAAATCATCTTGAACAGTAGCAGCAGGATTGAAAAACCACAAGAAGTTATCCTGTATTCTTGTGATATTCTTTCAGTGTGTGCATGCATCTGCCTACAGAGATGCATATATTAAATCAATTTGCATATGTTTACTTTGACAGATGATGTTTCCATTAGCTGCCCTTTGGCTTGTGAGTGATTTTCTGTGATTGTTCACTATATGGCTCTTCTATAATTAACACCTACTGTCTTCTGGCACAGTTTTCTCCTTCTGAGAAGTTTTTCTATGAAGTCGTATTTTATATAGACGCTTTCATGTCACCTGCACCCTTTCCCAGGAGCTTTTCATATGTCTATTTGTTCTGCAGACTGAACTTGGGAGTAATTTCCTATTGATGTGATCACAGTTCTAGAACCGTTGGCTCTCAGTTCCAGACACTCAGAAATGAAATTTCTGGCTGTGTGTTTTCACTGCATGAGGTCCTTCTATTCccacaaaatgaaaatgtttttcaaagCACATGCAGCAATATATAAATTACTGAAGAAAACAGCACATCTGTACCAGAATACATTGTAGGACATTACAAGCTGCTGGTAGTGTTCAAATCAGGGATCTGAAATTCTTCCTCTGTTCTGCGACTAGAATGGAAGGAATTTATCTTCTTAGGCTCTTAAATAAGCAGGATTTTgttcttttgggatttttccctaaTAATACTCCTAATCTGATTTTTCATTCATCgctaaagcaaaaaaatattttagtcttTTGCATATTGCTAGTGCATGAGCTAACACTGTGCAAGGGGAAAACCAGCTcctgtgattttttaaaattaatttgacactttattaaaaatgtttcaaGTCAAATTCATATACTTTCTGAATTCCCTTTTTAAATCTGTATTTGTAGGAGCTCATAATATAGCTATAACATTGCACAGGGTGTACcattttcacagaaattaaaTGTGTTTCGGGCAGAAGTGTGtcctttcttgtttttcagcaaaaatgtgtttcattctttatttctttgcatttaaaaatattttcatttataagGTATTAGATGATCTAAGTTTATTATTAATAGGAAAGAGCCAATGAAAACTTCTGCCAtcaaatgaaaatacaaaacaaattttcattttgtatgTTTATTATCAAAGCTGACCTCTAGTGGTTACAGAGTGGAACAGATGGAGTGTTAGCTTCCTTTTATactctttttattttgaaattgttTTGCAATTTTTCCAATCAGATGTGAATGTTTTCCTTAAAAACATTACAttcaaaattattaatattaattttccaGACACATCTCTAGGTGTAGTGATTTGAAATCAGTGGCACTGTAATATTAAGGGAGCTTTTAtaaggaacagcagcagctatAGAGGGTCAGAACTCCAATTTCTCAAGACAAATACCGGATAGCTCTATTTCATCCATAGTACTTTACATCTACTTGCTGAGTCTGAGAGTATTTTAGGAGGGCCATATTCAGCTGCCAAAGGCTTGAAGCAGTATGTTACAGCAATTCAAGACAATATACTGTACctgaggacaaaaaaaaagggagctTGATTTTATCTTCAGGTTCTGTTAATTTCAAAGTTAAGCTTCGCAACCACAGCTTAAGAGCTGAAAAGCTGCTCTAAGTCTGAACCGAATGTGAATGAGGTACTTTAAAACTGGGTTTTATTAATACGGAAAAGGAAGGATTGACTATTTGAACTCAAGAAATAGTAAGATATGAGTTCTGAAAGAGGAAACTGcaacttttttttactttttttttactattatttttattttaatctgtttATTTTTAGGGGCTGGAGGTGTAATTTAAACATTTGAAAGCAATGAAACCTGGTATAGTATATGCCACTGCAGCTGTCAAAACCAGCGAGAGGGAGAGATCACAAAGAGAGGGAGAGATAAAGCTGCCATTGTTACCTTCACAGAACTGGCCTGAGTGCCATACTGCTTCCTAGGGCAGTAGGAAAAGAGCATCCTAAGGCCTCAGGTGGCAGCAGCTTTCCCTCTAAATAAAAACAGAGCAATTAAGGTTAGCAGTAGCCAACTGTTTAAGAGCAAGCTTCTCTGGATTATTTTGCATTGTCTGTGCTTTAATATTACAAATTCAATATTTAACTAGCTTGTGAATTTCATTTGATCTTTATAGCAGATTATATGTCTGGAAAAGGATATTTTGTGTCCTTCcctgatttttcatttttgctctTTATTCCAAAATGAAGTTCATGCAGTAAATGGTTTTAACAAAGTTTGCTGATGGTCCTCCTCTAAGCATTGCAATTACCACAGATCCAAATCTATGAGCATATCTTAGAGGAGGAGGTGTGGGGAGTATTACATTCTTGCCTTACTGTAAAAGTCTCCATGTACTCTCTTACAAtttcttttatgttttgggAAGTAGTGGAATCTCTTTACTATGAGGAACAGTTGGAAGAGGTGTAAAGAAGGCAAACTCCCTCACTTGATTTGTAGCCTAGTAAAATAGTATCTCTAGACTGCATTGATTGCATGTTTAAATTCAAAGGTAGAAATTGCCTCTAAATAGTCAGAGGACATTTTCAGTTGAGATAACCTTAGTCAGGATGATTTACAGCTTTTATCTTCCATCTTGCTGTTTCTTGGTATATGCTGCCTTGAAGAGTTGAATTTACAAAACTGAAATAGGCTGACGTTTTTGACTGTAAGCACTGGTTACAGAAATACTTGAATCAAAACAAGGGAGATGAGAAAGGTATCTCCCTGGTTTCAGCTTGTTAATAAACACTGGGGCTATGTCAGAGAGCAATAACTGATATTTGAAAAGAGGGTAACCTATTTAAATGTCTGTTTTAGACCCAAATCAGAAAATGCATGGATATTTGCAAAACCAAATGCAGTACAAGCCGTTGGGGTGATGTCATTTGGTAAGTGTTTTTtgccatttgggtttttttccaataatCAATTGTAAGAAactatttattattttgaaacTAGAActatttaatattttgaaactagattttttttctaatattcaCATTAAACTggtgttgaaaaaaaaaaccaaattgtGTGAATGATCCATATGAATGTCATTGTTATTGTGTCAGACATTAACCTCCTCCAGTGTCCATTTGGCCCTGGAGGCTTGCCACTGTAGCAGAGACAGTGAGTGCAGCTCACCTGTGCAGGTCATCCTAAAGCCCCTGCATCAGTGGGTTTGTCTAACTGATAAACTAGGGGCTGGGATCATTCTACATTCCCTTGGGTAACCTCTAACAGAAAAGTCCTCATTCTGAAATCTGTTCCTGCCTGCAGGATCTGCCATATTATTTCTTGTTGGCATTGTGATAATCTGAGGCCTCCCAATGATTGCTGCTGCCTAAAATGGATGCCAAATGAAGTCTGAAAGTAGCAAATGGCTCTgtagatttaaaataaaaaacaacttCTCAAATCTGCTGCTGGGATCTTAAGtaaaaggaggaggaaatagCTGTGGAATGGAAATGTGGAGGGTGGAAAATGGCATAGCATTTGAGGATAATGTAATCAAAATCATCTGAGGATGAATATAAACCTTCATCAAATCAACTAAGCAAGCAAAGGTTCGAGCCATTTATCTTTGCCACTCATTGCAAGATTAATGTTTGTATTTAATAATGAGTGGATTCAAACTGTGCTGTGTCTCTATGCATTTATGCATGAATTCATACATTTGCTTTAACTGTCATGTGTGTTTCAGCATTCATCTGCCATCATAACAGCTTTTTAATATATGGGTCTCTGGAAGAACCCACATTAAAGAATTGGTCTCAAGTCACACATATGTCTGTGGCCCTTGCTCTTATCATCAGTGTAGCGTTTGCTGCCAGTGGATATATGACTTTTACAGGATACACAGAAGGTAAACTGCTTGATCCCTCAATTTTGGTGCTTGGTATAATCCCTACGTTTCTGCCTTcctgtctgattttttttccgtAAACATCTTGGTGActgtaaaaatgcaaatatcatAGTATATTTGGGCAGAAATAGGACATTCCTCATAGTTACCCAACAACCAAAATGTGATCCAAAAATGTCAGCTACATGCTAATAGCTGTCAGATTCTTAAGCATAAGCCTCACAAGTGAAAGTCCCATTTGAATACTTCCATCACTGAAACACTTTGAGGACTACGCAGCTATGATTTATCCACATGgtccagcagcagagagcagtaAGAACAAAAATTTCCTACAGGGTATCTGGTATATATCTGTATacattttcttacattttttcTTGTCTGTACTAATACAGCATCTTAGAGTTAGAGGTATTTCCTATCTTTGCAACAGCTGTTCTGGTGTTACTAATCCTactgtcccctctgtgggtATATGAATACACGTAAATATATATAACCGATGTTGCATCATGCTATTTAACATCATTTTGTTGAAGTGAGAAAGGTATGTTCATAAGAACAAGGTATAAATTGGTTTCAGTGCATTACTTTCTTCAGAGAAAATACACATTTCATAAGCAAGCATATTTTCTGTTACTTAAGAGTGATTGTAGGAGGAGGCTtccaggcttttttcttttctgatgagcagcagcatttagttgagaagaaagaaattgtAGGATGGGGACTCTTGGTTTATCTgtccttttttcctgcctccaGTGCTTACTCCAGCAGAGTAAGTCACTGTAATAGATGTACTGTAGGTAGACCGAATGCAGGCTGGCTGAGAGCTTTGAGGTACAGAAaactcttcctgcagctcctcctcagcttATGACTCTTGTGTGTTAGCAGGTTCCATCTCACCTTCTGTCTTCCCTGCCAAAATCTTTTGGCTGTTTAAAGTACACCTTATTGCTTCTTCAGTGCCATTGTGATTCCTAAAGTGGTAAATCATGAGACACTGTCATAACTACATAAAAGAGAACTGATACATCATCTGGTCACTGTCCTGTACTGTCTCTTGTTCTTCAGAAATCATTATTACAGatgcacagtaaaaaaaaagcaagttgATTTGAAGTTTATAACGATGCTTTTGTTTTTAGATATAAGATGATTTGCTTGGTAATAATCCATACGTATACAATGGGCCTTTGAGGTCAGAATACTTAACATTCTTTTCTACAGCTTATTAGCTGTGATTTGATACTGTCAGGGAAATGAAGTTCTCCACAGGCAACTCTCACCTTTTTTTATGTAATTGTTGTTCTAGGAGTTCTTagggaaaattttattttctgcacaTAAGCTTTCTTTCTGAATCTGtcacatatatatttatttaatcaAACATCGGCATCTGTGTTATGGGGAAGATAACAGATGAAAAActctgatatatatatataaaaaatattttaaaatgttttttgaaGATAAATGCTACTTGAGGTAAAAACACTGCTTAACCAGCAGGATAAGCTGAAAGTTGTTCCTGGACATAACTTGTGACTGTAACTAGTTTCTAGTTACGTGTCAGAAGAGGGGATCAGAAAATCTCAATTACTCCAGTAACCTGCACTTCAAGTTGCAAATACAGGTAAATTATGTGAGGTTCAAGCTAATTGGTGTTTTGCTATGCCTCAGGAGATATATTTGAAAACTACTGTAGAGATGACAACCTTGCTACATTTGGAAGGTTTTGTTATGGAGTTACTGTAATTCTGACCTTCCCCCTTGAATGTTTTGTGACCAGAGAGGTAAGAATTTATTACATTTTCCCTTTAACACTGTTGTTATGTATTAATAATTTTGTCACATTCTTAATACGTATTGTGGCTGAAGTCTATGGTTGATCTGTGATAAATAGCAGCATATTTTATCCTGCTACATGCAGTGAGTATGGGGGACTGGTTGTACTGTTTAGACACTGGCTATATAATGTTGTTTTACATTTGCTATAATATTAGTTAAcgttattattaataattactTAATGATATCAGGACTGCTTAAAATTTCAAGTTTGACATAAATGACACTGTTGTTATAGTATTGAGAATAGCCAAAAATACGTACTTTTCAATCTtaatagtttttctttttagaagTATCTCCATCTGGGAAATTCATCAATTTAATGAATAATTGTAAGTGGATTTATTCTGTAATGGGCAaatgggaaaagaggaaattttGAAATCCTACTGGTAAAACTAAGTAAATTTGGGAAGTGTTCTGCAATTTTAGTAATGATTGTTGTGAATAATTTTTGGAAGCAGATGAAGATATTTTCTTGAAGCAAGGTAAGTAAAATTCAGCCAGTGCATTCTCACCCATTCCTTTAGTTTCCTAAGTAAGAAGGTTTGGAGTAAGTTGTTTGATAACATAGGGAGAAAAATCAAGGTTTAAAATTGTGATTCTGTTTCAGGTGATTGCCAATGTGTTTTTCCATGGGAACCTCTCAACAGTTTTCCATGTTGTTGTGACAGTAGTTATCATTGCTGTGGCGACTGGTGTATCATTAGTGTATGATTGCCTTGGAATAGTTTTAGAGCTGAATGTAAGTGAACCTGTCTACTCTTCTATTTAATACATCACTTATTAATAAATAAGAACTTTTTTAAATCCACAGCTCTACTGAAAATCTTACCTAATTTGACATAGTCAGTAATAGTGTTAGAAGAAGGAATTACTGCTTCAAACACAGATAACTAAGGGTGAAAGGAAGTTCAAGAAGTAAAATTCATATGGTTGGGGGAGGGTTTTCGAACAGTTTTGTAGATAAGGCAAGTGGCTATGACCTACAAAATGTGTTAAGCCGCAGCAGAAATCACTGAAACACTCACTCAAACTGTATAGTGGTACTGAATTTAGCATTTCTTTCTTCAGTCCCTGCTTCTGATTAAGTTGGCAGATTACTTAGCACTGGGGCAGATTCTAGTGACTGCCTTCTGCCACGGTGGCAAAAACCACAGGGAGGCAGAAAGAAAGAACCAGTAGTAGCTGGTTCCACAGCTACTACAGTAGTGACCACAAACATGGTCACTAGAAATATACAATCAAGAGCAAGCAAAAAAAGCAAGCATTCCATCAAtgcagtgggtttttttttcttaagcagTTAGTCAGTAGTCAAGCTGATAGCTTTATTCAGTCACAAATACAAGTTGATAGTCAGGCATCTGCATGGGTAGGTCCTAtcttgtgtgggttttttgcttttcctttttaagagCGAATTTGACAATACAGCTGTAGGTATTTATTGGATGTAATAATTATGCTCAGAAAGATTGTTCAGTCTTGATATCTAGCAGTAGGGAAAACTGAATAGACAGAGTATTTACATGTGAAAGAAAGGTGATCTATCTTTTCAGTTGGCTTTCTGTCCAGCAGAAgagctgtcttttggctcttcACCACACATGGCATTTGATATTATTTCTCTAACCCTGGTTTCTCTTTCCCTGCTTTCTGGTTTTAGAACAAAACAGAAGCTATTGTGTTTGCCTGGTGGTAATTCCCCAGGGAAACTATTGGGTCATATGGGAGTTAAAGGATTTTCTTTGTTATTCTTTTACTGGGATGCTGGTTTGTGTTACTTCACAGACCTAAAGCTTAATTTTCATGGAGGAGATACTTTGTGCTTGTACCTATTTCTGATGTCTGTACTGATGACTGTTAACAGGTTCTACCATACAAATATTGGAAGTTTTGTACAAATGATGATGTAAATTTATTACTTAGGCTGGATTACCATCTGGCCGTAATTAAATTGAAACATAGTGTTTGTTAAGTATGTAACTAAATAAACATTCAAAATTTCTACATAAAATTGCTCCCTTTTGGCATGTAACTCATATGCCAGTGTGCAGTGGCTTTACtataaaaagaatttttgaaaGTGCTTTTTGTTTGTCCCTTTCTAAGAGAGCATTTAAAGAGCAGCTGAATTTTTAGTGAGAAGAAAGGTTCTACTTTGTCAAAAAGAGCTTTGCTTTCATAGGGAAGTCAACCTAAATCAGGTTATAAATGTCAAAACTGCTCAGAATTCTTTGAACTGCTACATGATGCTTCCACTTTTCAAaaaattttattccttttaagGGCAGTGTTATATCTAAACTCCTCCATGGAAttatcttaaatattttaattcagttCAAGTATTGAAGAATTTTGTTTAGACTTTATCTCTTAAGCTGAGAAACTTTGGGAAATAAGATTAAATGCTTCTTGCAATGTTAAAATATTATTCTGGAtcagcaaagcaaaagcatttaaataaaTCTTAATTATTAGAAATAGTTTAACAgatatttttgcatatttttgggaccattttttggaaaaaaaggttttccatATAGCAACACAGGAAAAGGGCTTTATCCTCTGTTTTTACTGTCGTGTCAGTCTAATCACAGCTGTTTAAAAATTTAGGTTTTTTGTTCTTCACATCTAAATAAACTTGCTAATGAGTTTTTTCTATTGCTCTTTCCCACACACAGGGAGTTTTGAGTGCTACCCCACTTGTTTTTATCATCCCATCAGCGTGTTACCTAAGGCTGTCCAAGGAGCGGTGGAACCATCCAGATAACCTCATATCCTGCCTGATTCTTGTTCTTGGTGTGCTAGTGATGGCAGTTGGGTTTGTCATGACTGTCTTGCATCCCCAGGAATGTAGCCATGGAAAAGAAATGTTCTACTGCTCCCCTAGTAATGTTTCTTTACACAACAGCACACTTCCACCCTAGGTATTTACTTACATACTTGATTTTATGCTGCCATCCTTTTTCAGGTGAGACTTCAGTTTTAACTTTTGAAACACAAAATCTCAGAGGTGCCTTTCAGTAGACATTACTTGAATAACTTGCAAGCCTACCAAAAAGGTTGCATTTTTTAACCTTAGTCTGCAATGCTGTTCAAAAGCGATAAATTAAATGTTTTGGAATATAAACCTTTCCCATGTTTCATTGATTTAACTtagtttttattaattttataatCTTTCAAGTGTATTTATTAGCACACTATGGTATGGGGGTTTTTTGAAGTCctaagaaaaagtatttttggaTCTCTGTGTACTACAATTCTGCTCTTAAATTGAAAGACCCTTATTAATTCTGTGTTTGATTTTGCTGTGACTGTCCTTTAGAGCTGAAAGCTTTCCTTTTACTGGATCTTGAGtcaaaggaaattttttatTCTGACTAAACTGTAATGGATACAATTTAATTGTAACTGTTACACTATGTGGTCttgtaattaaaatatattgcaCAAATAAATCCACAAGAGTGGATTTCAAAAGATTGACCTAGGCAGTCTTTGTAAAAATTTCAAGATCGACGAAGAAGGAAATTACATTGCAGCTCAATTCTTACAGTTATAATATTATTCATTATTTCTGAACCTGAATTGAAACTAATACTCTAAACCTGATTATCATTCTAGTCCTCTGTTGCTTTTCAGTAAATGACTAATGATTTTGTCATGATTTGTCAAATTTTGGTGATTTGTTACGTTTTCCAAAGTTCATCTAACATCAAGGATTCATGTATATATACGTAtgtgtataaatatacatatatacataagtatatataaaaataaactcaCATGCCTATAGAATAGGGCTAATTTGAGGTTGAGTAATATGAGTATCCTCAGTCATATCAATGCTgtcattttgaaaatgttttgttaCCAAATCAAAATGTGTACTTAATTTTTGCATTATTGTAATCCTAGTGGTTCCTCATGCCAGCTAGATGTGTAATGCTGCTTCATTTTTATGCTGCTTAATGAGGATGGGTTTTGTCTTCATCTTGCATGACAAAGATATGTTATTAAAGACTTCCAGCTAAACAAATGTCTAAGCAAGGGTCACTAATACTTGTGATAATATTTGTGAGAAAAACACACTTTTAAAAAGTAGTGCTTccaaaataaatgctttaaatatACCggggttttttgttatttctttgggatttttttttaagttgtaaAGCTATTAGAGAGAAGCGTGAGTATTACTGTGCTTTCATTTCTCTACAAAGTGTCAGCTTTGGGGGTGATAATTTATTTGTTCTCCAGGTACCTGATACTGTTCACCAAGAATTTTTCTCACGAGTTTAGATTCAGTAATAGCTGATTTTTTCTTAGCTGTGGGTGAATTGTTACTGAATAGATTAACTTTTTTTCTATGCCAAATGGAGTCAAACCCAAATAATATTTCCTTGTGACACCCAAGGAGATCTTTTTGATCAATCTTAATTCTTTTATGAGccttgttgttcttttttttttttgaatttttttttcttttaaaataggTTACTTTGTTTCAGGTATTAATTATGAACTATCTTTGCTACAGAGTGTCAATGGAATAATTTCCATGTCATTCTACTGAGGCTGTGTTGTTATTAAATCATGTTTGTATGTCCTTTATAAAGGATGAGTCTTTATatgcttttctgctttataaattaaaattaaggaATTCTTTTTCACTGTTCATTTTAATAAGTGTAAAGTCTGAAGTAGTAATGGTcagttaaatattttcattgctgCTAAAGCTTCTCTTACTCTTAGAAGTTTCTTTTGACAAAACTAATTGAATTCATGTAATCATGCTCAGCAGTTTTTATTTGTGAATTTCCCAGGTGAAGATGGGGTTCTCTCAGCCATAAATATATTGAAAATGGGAGGTTGTGTGTCAGAGATGCCAGAATTTAAAGTTAACTGCTATTTGcctaaatatataaaattataaaaccCATGATCCCTTCCTTTCCAATATTACGTAGTGAAACCTACCTTATTGAAATGACAAATAATAGCAATCTGGTAAATTCTTTCTTAGAACCTAGGAGGTCCAAATACAGAAAGATAATACATCATAACAAAAATTGTGATAACCATTGTTTCTTGCAAACACTTAAGACTCCCCaaaataaaattgtaaaatCTATTGGGAACCTCTCACTTGCCTCAGCATGTGCAGGATCTCAGTACAATCTTAGTACTTCAAGCAGAGGTGTGCTGGGAGTAGCAATATCCCCAACTACAAATGCCCTGTGGTGACAGAACTTCAGAGTGCATGGAGGGAGAAGAATGTTCCACAAGCACTTGCTGGCAGGATTTTCACATCAAAAGCTGGTAGTGTGACTCACTATTTCTCCAAGCTCCTCTCTCCAGCTGAGAAGGCATTTCAGGACACCAGATGTACAATTACCATTCTCACAGGAGCTAAGCAGACAGTTTATGACTTTCTAGAGCAAAGTGCTTCTTACCAATCGCAGAATTCTGAGCACTCACAAAATACTTCCTCCTAAAAGTTTGTCAGATGACCAAACCCGATATACTACCTGACTTCTAGAgaattttccttcctcctcaagTTTCTCTCTGGAGGGGGAAGCAAAATGGCTCAGGTTTGCTAAATGGACatatttctgtatatttttcaCACACAAAATCTTTATATCTCATATAACATGCATACATAACATATATTTTCTGCATCCGATAGGGGAAGGATATTTATTTACTGTATACACTATTTAGTATTTGTGACTCACTGGAGAACAAAACTTAAAAAGTAGTGTGAGGATTTATTTGGAGTCTGGTGGGAACATAGGGTAAAAGGGAGAAAGTAATAAAAGCAGCAGAGTAAACAAATGTACTGGGAGTGCAAAACATGAGATTGAACAATTCAAACATAATTCACAAAGAAGTTCTACTTTTAGTACTTCTGTTTTATGAAGATCTAATTTTAAAGTTCTtgagttttggattttttttttaagaattgaTGTAAATTCTAAAACattcaaaattttaattcaggCTAGTGAAGGAAATAAGTACCAGCTTTCCAGTTTCTGTCATTCAGTGCTGTTGGAGAAGTTGAAATTCAGGCACATGCTTAATACATGACTCAAAACTCTTCATGGAGAGAAAGTAAACTATATGGTTATTCCTCTTTCTGCTTATCTTTCTGTTCTAACTAAATGTTGATTCTAGGTGCTTCATAAGCAATACCATATGGAAAAGCTATAGTTGCTGTATGAAATTCCAAACTAGCATTGAAGAAAAGTTCAGGAAGGTCTGAATTTTCACATGTGATTTCCTAAAAGAGACAGTATCCACTAAACCCTGGAAATTCCCAGCAAGATTCATG
Coding sequences within:
- the SLC38A11 gene encoding putative sodium-coupled neutral amino acid transporter 11 isoform X1 is translated as MEPLPAAEPPPAAARQVETDDQIALLSKPRNKGGNSDLASAGFNIINSIIGSGIIGLPYSMKEAGFPLGILLLFVVALITDYSIILLIKGGNLSGTKTYQELVKKTYGLVGYLILSILQFLYPFIAMISYNIITGDTLTKVFQRIPGVGVDNVLTDRHFIILLTTIIFTSPISLYRDIAKLGKVSLLSLVLTIVILVVVMVRAVTFSPEVPKSENAWIFAKPNAVQAVGVMSFAFICHHNSFLIYGSLEEPTLKNWSQVTHMSVALALIISVAFAASGYMTFTGYTEGDIFENYCRDDNLATFGRFCYGVTVILTFPLECFVTREVIANVFFHGNLSTVFHVVVTVVIIAVATGVSLVYDCLGIVLELNGVLSATPLVFIIPSACYLRLSKERWNHPDNLISCLILVLGVLVMAVGFVMTVLHPQECSHGKEMFYCSPSNVSLHNSTLPP